TTCCTAATGAGTGGCGAGAAGCTGCACCAGCACCTGTGCTTATAACCATCGGGAAGACGCCTAAAGTAAATGCAATTGATGTCATTACAATTGGTCTAAAGCGAAGTCTAGCTGCATTTATCGCTGAGTCAAAGATACTCTTACCGCTATCACGCTCTTGCATTGCAAATTCTACGATTAAAATAGCGTTTTTAGCCGCCAGACCAATAAGCAACAAGAGTCCGATCTCAAAGTAGATGTCGTTTGTTAGTCCTCTTATCCAAACAGCTAGCAACGAGCCAAATACCGCAAATGGCACGGCTGTGATGACTGCTAGTGGGATGAGCCATCTCTCGTACTGAGCTGCAAGGATCAAAAAGACAAAGATCATACCAAAGATAAAAGCAACCGTGCCTGTTCCTTGAGAATTTACCTCTTGATACGCCGTTCCCGCCCAGCTTATAGCGTAGTCCTCGCTACTTAGCGTGTCATTTACGACCTCTTGGATCGCTCTGATCGCATCACCTGATGTATAGCCAGTTTTTGGATCGCCCATGATCTTAGCTGACGGGAATAGGTTAAATCTATCAACGATATCAGGTCCGATCGATCTTGTAAGCGTCGCTACTGAATTTAATGGCACCATCTCACCCTCATTTGAGCGGACGAAAATCTTTCTTAGATCCTCAGGGTTGTTTCTAAAGTTATCGCTCGCCCTTGCATATACGCGGTAAGATTTACCAGCAAGGTTGAAGTCGTTTATATAGTAAGAGCCAAAAGTAGCCGCTATCGTGCTAAAAATTTCGCTCTCGCTTACGCCAAATAGCTTTGCTTTTTCTTTATCAACCGTGATCTTAAACTGGCGGTAGTTTGTCTCAAGCGTAGTTCTCACATTTGTTAGCTCAGGTCTTGCGTTTGCAGCTGCAGTTACCTTTCTAGCGTCTGCTTCTATCTCGTTGTAGCTTTTGTCGCTCTTGTTTTGTAGATACATCTCAAAGCCGCCAGTCATTGATAGACCCATGATAGGTGGCACATTTACGACAAAGGTCATTGAGTTTTTTGATCCCCAAAGCATGCCGTTAAACTGACCGACCAAAGCATCTGCGCCGTCCGTTGCACCTTTTCTCTCGCTCCAGTCTTTTAGCTTGATAAAGCTAATGGCTGAGTTTTCTCTAAGCGAGTTAGCTAGCATATCGTATCCTGCAAAGCCCATATTAAATTCAACATTTGGATTGCTCAAAATGGCATTGCTGATAGAATTTACCTCTTCTTTAGTTTTAAGCATATTTGTTGAAGGTGGAAGTGAGGTGATAACCATCAAAGCACCCTTGTCTTCTGAAGGCACAAGCCCTTTTGGCACCTTTTGAAATAGGCCATATGTTGCAAATCCCATTATGCCAATGACTATAAAGCTAATGATGACATGTTTTAAAATTTTTGCCACGCCAGCTGTAAAGAGCTTAGTGCTAAAGTCAAAGAAGTCGTTAAATTTCTGAACTATCCAAAATGGCTTGTTCTCTTGCTTTTTAAGCATAACCGCACAAAGTGCTGGTGTAAGAGTAAGAGCGACAAAGCCCGAGATACAAACAGCAACGACAAGTGTTAGCGCAAACTGCTTTTGTATAACGCCAACAAAGCCCTCCATAAATGAAACTGGCACGAAAACCGCGCAAAGCACGAGCACGATAGAGATGACTGGAGTTTGCACCTCCTCCATTGCCTTAAATGTCGCGTCTTTTACGCTTATCTCTTTATCTTCATGCAAAATTCTCTCGACGTTTTCTATAACGATGATCGCGTCATCCACGACGATACCGATGGCTAGGATCAGGGCAAAAAGTGTGATCAAATTTATACTAAAGCCCATTACATAAAGCCCACCAAATGTGCCTATGATAGAGACTGGCACAGCAAGCATTGGTATGATGGTAGCTCTAAAGCTCTTTAAGAAGAAGTACATTACGACAAGAACTAGCACCATCGCCTCGATAAAAGTTTTTATAACTTCGTCTATTGAGACGGTGATAAATTCAGTTGGATTGTAAGCTATGGTGTGCTCTAGGCCAACTGGGTAGGTTTTCTTTAGCTCTTCAAGCTTTGCAGCGACTGCTTCAGATGTCGCAAGTGCGTTTGCATCATTTTGTAAAAATAGCAAAAGCGGCACTGCTGGTTTGCCATTTAGCATAGCTTCAGATGCGTAGCTAGCAGCTCCAAGCTCGACTGTGGCGATCTCTTTTAGCTTAACAACTGTGCCATTTTCACTTTTTATCAAAATTTCGCCAAATTGTTTTGGATCTTTAAAACGTCCTTCAGAAACTACAGAATAAACATAAGGATTTTCACCCTTTGATGGCTGCTCGCCGATCTTACCAGCGGCATATTGTGAGTTTTGAATTTTTACTTGAGAGATGACGTCACTTGGAGTTAATTTAAACTGAGCAAGTCTATCTGGCTTTAGCCAAATTCTAATCGAGTACTCTTTGTTGCCAATTAGCACTGTATCGCCGATACCATTTACCCTTTTGATCTCGTCTGCGATATTTAAATTTACATAGTTATATAGCTCAACTTGGTTCATATTTGGATTTGTAAAGCCAACAACTTGAAGGATCGAGCCACTTCTTTCACGCACCGTTACGCCCATATTTTGCACCTCTTGAGGCAATCTTGAAAGAGCAGCTTGCACGCGGTTATTTACATCGATCGTAGCTTGTTTTGACGATGAGCCGATCTTAAAATATACACTTATATTCATAGTACCTGCAGAGCTTGAGGTGCTTTGCATATAAAGCATATTTTCAACACCATTTATCTGATCTTCGATCGCACTTGCGACTGAGTCAGCGATAGTCTGCGCGTCAGCACCGCTATATGTCGCAGTTACAGAGACAGTAGGTGGTGTAAGACTTGGATA
Above is a window of Campylobacter concisus ATCC 51562 DNA encoding:
- a CDS encoding efflux RND transporter permease subunit; this encodes MFSRFFINRPIFATVISIIIVIAGFMGIKGLPIEEYPSLTPPTVSVTATYSGADAQTIADSVASAIEDQINGVENMLYMQSTSSSAGTMNISVYFKIGSSSKQATIDVNNRVQAALSRLPQEVQNMGVTVRERSGSILQVVGFTNPNMNQVELYNYVNLNIADEIKRVNGIGDTVLIGNKEYSIRIWLKPDRLAQFKLTPSDVISQVKIQNSQYAAGKIGEQPSKGENPYVYSVVSEGRFKDPKQFGEILIKSENGTVVKLKEIATVELGAASYASEAMLNGKPAVPLLLFLQNDANALATSEAVAAKLEELKKTYPVGLEHTIAYNPTEFITVSIDEVIKTFIEAMVLVLVVMYFFLKSFRATIIPMLAVPVSIIGTFGGLYVMGFSINLITLFALILAIGIVVDDAIIVIENVERILHEDKEISVKDATFKAMEEVQTPVISIVLVLCAVFVPVSFMEGFVGVIQKQFALTLVVAVCISGFVALTLTPALCAVMLKKQENKPFWIVQKFNDFFDFSTKLFTAGVAKILKHVIISFIVIGIMGFATYGLFQKVPKGLVPSEDKGALMVITSLPPSTNMLKTKEEVNSISNAILSNPNVEFNMGFAGYDMLANSLRENSAISFIKLKDWSERKGATDGADALVGQFNGMLWGSKNSMTFVVNVPPIMGLSMTGGFEMYLQNKSDKSYNEIEADARKVTAAANARPELTNVRTTLETNYRQFKITVDKEKAKLFGVSESEIFSTIAATFGSYYINDFNLAGKSYRVYARASDNFRNNPEDLRKIFVRSNEGEMVPLNSVATLTRSIGPDIVDRFNLFPSAKIMGDPKTGYTSGDAIRAIQEVVNDTLSSEDYAISWAGTAYQEVNSQGTGTVAFIFGMIFVFLILAAQYERWLIPLAVITAVPFAVFGSLLAVWIRGLTNDIYFEIGLLLLIGLAAKNAILIVEFAMQERDSGKSIFDSAINAARLRFRPIVMTSIAFTLGVFPMVISTGAGAASRHSLGTGVVGGMIASTTIAIFFVPMFYYLLENLNEKYWKKGAKKDEK